A genome region from Psychrobacter jeotgali includes the following:
- the recG gene encoding ATP-dependent DNA helicase RecG, which translates to MPVSADQLSSYPINNEPVAALDMPVTALAGVGSKIAEQLAQLGISRIFDLLLHLPRDYEDRSRLIDIAEVSHGQAALITGRVVHVDNKRSGMTVIVEDSTGTLSLRFFKVYRGLAQTMSLGAQLQLFGEVKVSRYGKQMHHPEYQVITEGAALTNTGLQPIYPSVKGLHQNKLRTLIKLALQTVRSQGLPMTLFTADDFGVVADLPLVPFEPSKTASVQDTDPEDIFSTLERKVPASNHLFANPSVAAQEPANSYVIANNNVYNLTIFEALVLLHTPPTYTDAGQQYKLLNQLSARTHAACQRLIIEELTAHQLSLLYRRQQLHQFKAPKCATQSLLTEQLFGALPFNLTGAQKRVMRDITADMATSIPMLRLVQGDVGAGKTLVAAGAAGYALDSGWQVAVMAPTEILAEQHLLNFKQWFEPLGVSVGWLAGKQTAKQRREALAAVSENTVQIVVGTHALFQEQVQFAKLGLVIIDEQHRFGVEQRMALTNKGVAGSTPHQLIMTATPIPRTLAMSVYGDMDTSIIDELPPGRTPITTVTIDRNRRDEVIERIAINCAAGRQAYWVCSLVEESSVLDAQAAEATFEDLNERLDIRIGLVHGKMKSADKQAIMQEFKAGNLELLIATTVIEVGVDVPNASLMVIENAERLGLSQLHQLRGRVGRGSTKSFCVLLYQKPLSETGTERLNVLRDSTDGFVIAQKDLELRGPGELLGKRQTGNVGYYLADLIRDEQLFAIAQRLAKHLISDPTRKADVSQLIHRWMPEASRYTNA; encoded by the coding sequence ATGCCCGTCTCGGCCGATCAGTTATCATCTTATCCCATTAATAATGAGCCAGTTGCCGCGCTAGATATGCCGGTGACCGCTCTTGCTGGAGTGGGATCAAAAATTGCTGAACAGCTGGCGCAGCTAGGAATCAGTCGAATCTTTGATTTATTATTGCATTTGCCACGTGATTATGAAGATCGCAGTCGCCTGATTGATATAGCTGAGGTGAGTCATGGGCAAGCGGCACTGATTACGGGGCGGGTGGTACACGTTGATAATAAACGTAGCGGCATGACGGTAATCGTAGAGGATAGTACCGGCACGCTCTCGCTAAGGTTTTTTAAGGTTTATCGTGGTTTGGCACAAACCATGAGTTTAGGAGCCCAGCTACAACTGTTTGGGGAAGTTAAAGTCAGCCGCTACGGCAAACAGATGCATCATCCTGAATATCAAGTGATTACTGAGGGAGCGGCGCTGACCAATACAGGCTTGCAGCCCATTTATCCTAGTGTAAAAGGTCTGCACCAAAATAAGCTGCGCACCTTGATTAAGCTGGCGCTGCAAACCGTTCGTAGTCAAGGTCTCCCCATGACTTTATTTACGGCGGACGACTTTGGGGTGGTAGCTGACTTACCATTAGTGCCTTTTGAGCCTTCCAAAACCGCAAGTGTGCAAGATACGGACCCTGAAGATATCTTTTCGACATTAGAGCGGAAGGTGCCAGCTAGTAATCATCTATTTGCTAACCCTTCTGTAGCAGCGCAGGAACCTGCAAACAGTTATGTTATTGCCAATAATAATGTCTATAACTTGACTATATTTGAGGCCTTGGTGTTATTGCACACCCCGCCTACTTATACCGATGCTGGACAGCAATATAAGCTATTGAATCAGCTAAGCGCTCGTACTCATGCTGCTTGTCAGCGTTTAATTATTGAAGAATTAACCGCTCATCAACTTAGCCTGTTATATCGCCGGCAACAATTACACCAATTTAAAGCACCAAAATGTGCGACCCAAAGCCTGCTGACAGAGCAGTTATTTGGAGCGTTACCCTTCAACTTAACTGGCGCACAAAAGCGGGTTATGCGAGATATCACCGCCGATATGGCGACTTCCATTCCGATGCTTAGGTTGGTACAAGGTGATGTGGGCGCTGGCAAAACCTTGGTCGCCGCCGGCGCAGCAGGCTACGCGCTTGATAGTGGCTGGCAGGTGGCAGTCATGGCGCCTACTGAAATATTAGCTGAACAGCACCTGCTCAATTTTAAGCAGTGGTTTGAGCCGTTAGGAGTTAGCGTGGGCTGGCTGGCAGGTAAACAAACCGCCAAGCAGCGCCGTGAAGCGTTAGCAGCGGTGAGCGAAAATACGGTACAAATCGTAGTTGGCACTCATGCGTTATTCCAAGAGCAAGTGCAGTTTGCTAAATTGGGTCTGGTCATTATTGATGAGCAGCACCGTTTTGGGGTCGAGCAGCGTATGGCCTTAACTAACAAAGGTGTGGCAGGTAGCACCCCGCATCAGCTGATTATGACTGCAACCCCGATACCGCGTACGCTGGCGATGAGTGTCTACGGCGATATGGATACTTCCATTATCGATGAATTGCCGCCTGGACGCACGCCGATTACTACCGTCACCATTGATCGTAATCGGCGGGACGAAGTGATTGAGCGCATTGCCATTAATTGCGCAGCAGGACGGCAAGCATATTGGGTATGCTCACTAGTAGAGGAGTCCAGTGTACTCGATGCACAAGCAGCCGAAGCGACCTTTGAGGATTTAAACGAGCGTTTGGATATCCGTATTGGCCTCGTGCACGGCAAAATGAAATCTGCTGATAAGCAAGCTATCATGCAAGAGTTTAAGGCGGGCAACCTTGAGTTATTGATAGCGACCACCGTGATAGAGGTCGGCGTTGATGTGCCTAATGCTTCACTAATGGTGATTGAAAATGCTGAACGTTTGGGGCTCTCGCAGTTGCATCAGCTGCGTGGACGAGTGGGACGTGGTTCGACTAAGAGCTTTTGTGTATTGCTATACCAAAAGCCATTATCTGAGACTGGCACCGAACGTTTAAATGTACTGCGGGATAGTACTGATGGCTTTGTGATTGCACAAAAAGACTTAGAGCTGCGTGGACCTGGTGAGCTGTTAGGCAAGCGCCAAACAGGTAATGTCGGCTATTATCTAGCTGATTTAATCAGAGATGAGCAGTTATTTGCCATCGCGCAGCGTTTAGCTAAGCATTTAATATCAGACCCTACACGTAAGGCTGATGTCAGCCAGCTGATTCATCGCTGGATGCCGGAGGCCAGCCGTTATACCAATGCTTGA